ATCTACCATCCCCACGCCTGGTTCAAGCAGCCGAGGAGGACACCGGACAACCGACACCAGGATGGAAAGCATGAGGTGACCAACAGCATTCATCCCTGGCATATAAAATTCAAGAAAGCTGCTCATCATCATGACTGTGAATATAGGATGTGTAAAAGGAATAGACCAAAAAtcaaagaagaataaaataagaattatGACCTGGATTATAAGGAAATAAATTGTCTGGAGAAATTAATGGATGATGAACAAATGTGCTTTATGAAATGGAAGGAGTTGATGAATTATATATGgaaagtgaaagtacctgaTTATGTGTTAAGAGGTTATATTTTGAACAAGATAATCAAATGTTTAATTTATGGTTCTTTGTTTATTATATGTATGGCTgtgatatttgataaaaattgcaatattaaaattatactAAAAGTTATAATGCCATTGTTGAAGGAATTTTTTGACTGTTGGAAATCTTGTATGATGGAATTGTTTGTTATTAAGGCTGTGATGTTTGTTAAAAATTGTGATGTTAATGAGATAATGaagaggataataattattattgaagaaatttattgCCTATGAGAAATCTTGTTTTACAGAATTGTTTCCTGATATGATTAAGGTTGTTGATAAAGGAACTATGTGGATactattgaaagaaaataaatggaaagctttggatcaattaaaagaaattattatcaaaggagcaaggagttatttgaagaaGTATACAAGATAccagggctttaaatttatgaaggaaaaattatcaataggacGGCCTCATCTATCAATAGCAAAAGGATAGCAGATAGCCTAACCGCCCACATCAATTATCTACAAGCAGCAACACAACACAAGAAGAAACCAGATGACTACAAAAATTCTGCAAGCCatatcatcgaatttgaaacaaatatgaTAAGAAAGCAAATAAAAACGATATTATCAGCCAAATACTGACCTAcctaaataaatttaatattggatcTTCGCCTCCTGTCACCAAATTTGCATTTAATCTGCCCAAGCTGATAGAAACCTGCAACAAATCAGCGAatagttttgaattatttgttctCTTCCTATTTATCGATTAAAAAAGGCCACAAggtagaataattgaaataaagtgGGATAATTACCTTTAAATGTGGAAAATTGCAAAAGTTAGGTTAACTGGAACCAAACAATGATAAATTGTGACGTAATGAAAGCGGAAATATGTTCTGTAGACTACTGCAATGCCAACAAAATCAAAAGCATGTAGCTCTGTTAAACATAGGTCAATGTAAAGTGAAATTGTTCCCAAAGTTATTTCTGTCATTTATTGTATCAAttaatgtttatatatatatttattcatatgttttatgtttattattattattatatgtagTTACCAAAGCCTTCAAGCAAATCTAGTTACCTCAAGTTGTAGAACCAAAGACCAAGGAATATAGCATAGCAAAAATTGTACCTGTATCTAGAAAAATGTCATAAGAATAAGTGAGACCTggaaattaaaaacaatatatgaGCCCAACAATGTTACCagaatatatttgaaagaagtttaTAGTATTGAGAAACCAGATGTTGATGTGATGAAGTCAGTTGGTATCACTGCCGAGCAGcagatttgaaaaatgttctatTGATGTAGGGGAGAAAAGAAGTGAAATTTGGATGTTATATTTATGCTATTTTTGTGTTTGTAAGAAGGAAAATTATATTGTAGTGATGAGAAATAGGGGGCGTATGCGGAAAGAGTCTGCAGGTTGTAGTAAAAGTTATGAAAATGTTTCTGGCGGTTATTTTTAGCTTATGTTTTTGTGTAAGAGGAAGAATttgtattaaaaacattgttgattctctaaatattttgaattcaaattcgggGGCGTTTATGTAAgaagattttttgaatagttatcaAAATCACTAAATGGAAAGAATTTATgggtctcaagcaaacagcTGTATTGCTATTGCTAGATATGATGTCAACAAACttgagattagataataacgggtatccaggctacagttttgaacagccaaatgaaaaggaaaatattattgctattcatttaataatataaaataatattttttgaggttaggttctttggtaCTTACTAGTCAGCAACCTAATTGGTCAAgccatataaattgaaaattagccagacacctgtggcaaatttAGTTGCATACAAATAGCATTCACTTAAAATGTGATCAGAGGGTTAGTAACAAGCATGGCATGTCAATGTGAAAGAAAAATGTTctagaaaatacaaaaatatttattatgtcatacaagcatggacaacatgtataaaataaataaaaatatcaaggaaATGTGATATATCCTACTCAGTGCatgaatacatttgtaattatagaatacgccaatcaaaatacagtaactgaCAGGCAGTAAAAGGGagttaattcaaaaatatacattatttattatataaatgactagctgtcaggctcgcttcgcttgccatatctgtctagccaaggggctccgccccctagacccctgactggattgtccaagaatgagatcagaactgaagaatgaatttttcatttgtaggatgatccagttgggggtccagactaaacgtctggctaaacggatatggtaatcaaagcgagcctgatggctagtaatataatgttcccaggaatagctctgattgaagtagcagtgcccaatcaatttttctgtgataaatgtatttcaatcttcaacttggtgccaacctaacaaagtcaactcaagtTATTGCCAACCcgacataattattaatttagtaaccagttaacaactgttttgaagaggtactctctctagattatagttctatattaacatatggtatggacatttttcaattatacttaagagaataagaagaatatacatgctaaaagatgaactttgaacacttaaaaaccacccttagagttaaaatattgccaaaagattttttagtgtgcctctaaagggccaactgaacatacctaccaaatttgaacatttttggtctggtagattttcagttctgcaagtgagtgagtgagtgagtgccattttgcttttatatatatagataagaatttgtaaactatacAGTACCCAGTTTATGTAacagataaaaaatgaatatttaaaactataatatttGCTCTTTATGCAGTAACCTAGCAGATTAGCATGGACTatattgaatcatattattGCATAGTAGTGAGGCTAGGGACAGCACCAATCAGAgtggatatttaaattatatgcaaattcaaaaattatggAAGTATGGTCATGAAAAGAATAGGGGTGGATCCAAGCCCACTTGGAGGTCATCGGGAACAGCCAccaatttatagagcacaagatccttttttttaaaaaaaaattgtgttaaatgttaaagtttgtttgaataattaacaaataaatctcataagactcagtgaggtCATAGTATGACATGAGtcatcaaatttaaatattcccaTTGGAGAAGatgacagcagcccaccagaaaggcCTAGGACATCGAAATGAATCCGGATGGCCATCATAATTGTGAAAATCGACACGTGAGttcaattgaaaagttattaagggagccctcagtgcttcgaaataatcacaattaaataaaGCTAGCTTGTCAAAGggttatttgaatattaaaaataatataaaaacttgtgCAAGTCTCAAAACGTAAAGGGAATATTATTAAGAACACTCTATGAGATTTAAATGTTTAAGTATacacagatgaaatatttattaatttttgatattatattatatgctcACTTAACCATCTTTTTTAtcagtaaattataaagatttttatgaagctcatgttcatgaGATAGATTGATTTATCTGAATTCCACCTGAGGCCAAACCCTAGCCAtgagatatttttaatatttttatatttttcatatttttggaagtaagatttataaattttattcgacaagcagTAGCAAGTTGATAACTATATGTTTGCTGATTAatgaagcacatggtaatatttTGTGCTAAAAAGCAAAGTCAATCATCAGTGAGcagtctgtgatattttttcaatatatatttattctcatattatttttatactggGTCCGGCAGTCAAACCTGACGGTTTTTAAGTGGGGATAGGTGGTGGTGGGGGTGACTGGGCGGGTGGGGATGGGCGCCATCTTGTTCACCTTGAGTGGAAGTTCATTAGTTCAGTAACAATGGAGCGTTGGACCGCTGAACATCGTGCGTTTGTAGTCGAGAcgttttttagaaataatgattCTGTGATTCTAACGCAAAGGAGTTTCTGTATACGGTTTAACATTCCCCCTCGTGGTGCGATCCCGTCACGAAACACAATTCTTCTGTGGGTTTGGAACTTTCAGAACACTGCGTTTGGAACCacaagaaggagaggaggatcaCCTCGAACGGTAAGAACTCCTGCTAACGTTGAGGCTGTTCGACATGCTTTTGAACGGAGCCCTCGTCGCTCTGCCATTCGTCACGCCCAAGCTCTTCGGATCTCCGACCGGTCTGTGAGACGTATTCTTCATGACGACTTGAGCTTCCACCCTTACAAGATTGCTATTGTTCAAGAGTTACAAGCAGGAGATTTTGGTAGAAGGTTGAATTTTGCTGAAACCATGTCAAGAAAGATTGAGGAAGACCCTGGAATCATTGTTTTGACTTCAGACGAAGCTCATTTCCACCTTAATGGATGtgttaataaacaaaatttccGTTATTGGGCCCCAAATAACCCACGGGAACTTCATCAGCGGCCTCTTCACTGTGAAAAAGTAACTGTCTGGGCTGCAGTGTGTAGGTCAACAGTTATAGGGccttatttttttgaagaggGTGGCCAtacagtgacagtgaactcAGAGCGTTATGTTGCCATGATCCGTGACTTTCTCATTCCTGAGTTATGTCGCCACCGCATACCTCTCAGGAGGgtatggtttcagcaggacggAGCTACTGCCCATACCTCGCGGGCCTCCATGGCTCAACTCAGAGGATTTTTCCCAGGCAAGCTGATCTCGCTCAGGGGTGACATTGAATGGCCAGCACGTTCTCCCGACTTGTCCCCTTGTGACTTTTATCTGTGGGGGTATCTCAAGGGAAGAGTGTATGTTGACAAGCCAAGAAATTTGGATCAACTGAAGGAGAATATTCGGCGAGAACTTCGTGAGATCCCGCGGCAAACGTTGGAGAGAGTCATGACGAACTTTTCCAAGAGACTCATACAGTGTACAGAAAATGGTGGTCAACATTTAAATGACGTAATTTTTGCGCCGTaagctatttttcaattttttttaatactaaATGTAATTTCCAATTCTCctctttacaataaaaaaaatatataaatatatctcaACAGCTTTTTAATTTATCCAATATCAAAAACCGTCAGGTTTGACTGCCGGACCCAGTATTTGTtgctctattttttattattgctcattgatatttcatgtaattatatttttatgtttattgaatggtgtacccttcatttattatcctatcttcatgcatgaccaatcttgttatattctattttattatcataattgacCTATCATTAAAATTACcaaccaactgtattcttcaccgaataagttggataaatcagcgatatacagcattgaatATTAagtctttggaaataatacgttcccgaGATTTATATAAGTTATCCAGTACCAAcacatctgatttgaagaaactcaaaggtcatagtattaagttgcagcaatataaattaatggtattctgatagagtattGATTCGTCTTTGATTCCGCTCGGTATCATtttttcattgctgaccactttggtgaATGGTGGCGGGTGGCATAAGTGGCGGTACCGCATTGTCTAGTACGataatcagagcccttatatctgtCTATCTCTACTGCATCTATATTTGCGGAGTACACCGAATCAGTCACaaaaactgtgaactgttaaagcAGCCGACGTTTGCAGCCAGCAAAAGCAGAAAACTGTTTGAGCTCCTaggagagctggtaagaaattgGTACTATTGCTCTTTAAggaatcacaaaaatattatatatattcaaaatctttgctctaccgactgcagccaagcagggcacacgttatagaaaaaataactTTACAAATTACTTTATAACCTTGTTGACTTCATTAAAATGAACCTCCTTATatgattgtagagcacaagaatacgcccagagggattttaaATTACACacctaaatggtaacaatcgtaAGATATGATCAAAAACtagaattcatcaaaatttatttttccttcaaattttactcatttttgaaaaatcataactcagtacttattggagatagagagttccgaatgatctcattttattcaaaatgttataatctcaaaaaaaggcaagagcaaatttttctgtccgataacgttatttggcagaaatagctgaaaactggaaaatgggCCGAGAATACGAGTTTTTTGGGCCAtgctgtatctagcacaaggaaactttgcatgaagaaattggttcagGACTTCTCTtctgtacccaaataatatattaaagaattagaactacaatataaattgcaagcacacccccttttttatgtctatattgactggactataggcTCCACCCCATAAAACTAAACCATATTGAATTAAAGACTGCACAAAAGCATATTATATCATCCTTAGACTTTCCAAATTAGAAATTCATAATTGGCATATTTTAGTTTATTGCAAAGGAAAGTTATGTGTGGACTCCACCTCACATATTTGTCTATTATATTACACCCAGTaataatttgtcaattatttaatctcattaactttttcaatagatGGGCAGTCACAGGTAAGAGTGTCTGTACAGTACAAATGCAGCTTCATTCAAAATTCGGAATTTGGTTTACCACCTGCATTTGCAgcaaaatttatgaatttggtTTTTGATATATTAAGACTAAGGTTATTTGAGTGATTATTTTTTGACCATTTTTTGACTATATTCATGTCATCCTCAGCAACTACTTTAAAAACATTAGTTCAACTCTCATGTGAAAAAATTatagctgtatcatcagcaaaagaaaCTATTCCACCATTATTAAGACTAAGTTTAAGGAGATTATTTActttcaaaagaaaaagaacCGGGGAtaaaactgttccttgaggCAATCCAAAAAGGGGTAACCGCAGAGCACTCTCACATGAATTTAAATTGTTTAATGAAAGAGTTTGCGACCTACCACAGGAATAGCTTTTTAACAAATCAATAGCAATGCCCCTTATAACAAGGTAGattttctaaataaattatcatgggGAACCGTATCGAAGGCCTTCGATAGATCAAGAAAAATAGCTACCATATTGTCTTTTTATTTCTGTTCATACTGTCAATTACTATCCTCAAAAAATGATGTAGTGTATCTTCTGTACCTACCTTTTCTTTACCTGTCTGAAAACCGAATTGATTTGTCTcaagaatatcatatttaatTAGATAATTGAATAAgcgttttttattattttttcagttattttaGCTAAATTACTAAGTAGACTTATAGGCCTATAATTGGAGGGATCATTCctatcaccttttttaaaaaatggtttAATTCTGGCAATTTTGAAATGACTTGGAAAAGAAGCTTTAGTGAAAATAGTGTTTACAATATGAGCAATTGGTAAGGATATAAACTCAGCTATATGTTTTAAAGTACGGTAATGCTGCTAATTTCATCAATTCCAGGACTAGCACTATTCTTCTA
The genomic region above belongs to Nilaparvata lugens isolate BPH chromosome 5, ASM1435652v1, whole genome shotgun sequence and contains:
- the LOC120351602 gene encoding uncharacterized protein LOC120351602, which produces MERWTAEHRAFVVETFFRNNDSVILTQRSFCIRFNIPPRGAIPSRNTILLWVWNFQNTAFGTTRRRGGSPRTVRTPANVEAVRHAFERSPRRSAIRHAQALRISDRSVRRILHDDLSFHPYKIAIVQELQAGDFGRRLNFAETMSRKIEEDPGIIVLTSDEAHFHLNGCVNKQNFRYWAPNNPRELHQRPLHCEKVTVWAAVCRSTVIGPYFFEEGGHTVTVNSERYVAMIRDFLIPELCRHRIPLRRVWFQQDGATAHTSRASMAQLRGFFPGKLISLRGDIEWPARSPDLSPCDFYLWGYLKGRVYVDKPRNLDQLKENIRRELREIPRQTLERVMTNFSKRLIQCTENGGQHLNDVIFAP